In Nicotiana tabacum cultivar K326 chromosome 19, ASM71507v2, whole genome shotgun sequence, one DNA window encodes the following:
- the LOC107768483 gene encoding putative serine/threonine-protein kinase WNK9 isoform X3 translates to MVFHIQNQIFLNLLKLIQLVDMADYRAFDEYEGIEVAWNQVKLYDFLQSPEDLERLYCEIHLLKTLKHKNIMKFYTSWVDPSNRNINFVTEMFTSGTLRQYRLKHKRVNIRAVKRWCRQILNGLLYLHSHDPPVIHRDLKCDNIFINGNQGEVKIGDLGLAAILRKSHAAHCVGTPEFMAPEVYEEEYNELVDIYSFGMCILEMVTFEYPYSECTHPAQIYKKVISGKKPDSLYKVKDPEIRQFVEKCLATVSLRLSARELLDDPFLRIDDIESDLRPIESKRELDYMNPLLRQPILGLDYEGKSFGNGSYSGYCNDYGFDDLNEWASDPNEYEQTGIELFEYNEDEHDEHSADLDITIKGKRREDGSIFLRLRIADKEGRIRNIYFPFDIEYDTALTVATEMVSELDITDQDVTKIADMIDGEISKLEPDWRPGPGIEETPRFANSNLCRNCSSNNSSIGSFMNFLSKNPASQSLQCNGCAATHGRFEEVTYHSNSPRPIISTCSDDPASSSHINGVHYNLFKMNGFHHTEMWDRHESFECSSVGSEESHSLEDGEKLYPDPSTEDQKEAGSKSDLTSGAKILGRSLSNPRSLGEIPASSYETSEYEHEIEREMRWLKANYQIQLRELKDQHLGLPPKASKPPTGSSKRKKKAKNRKSCLETLLKSSDCDKNLSSESNGLVNKSCPSSVTPRARICEAIKGSPNVKDMVSTAKSFFTKTLLPNSLHRTTSLPVDAVNI, encoded by the exons ATGGTCTTTCACATACAGAACCAGATTTTTCTGAATTTGTTGAAGTTGATCCAACTGGTAGATATGGCAGA TTATAGAGCATTTGATGAATATGAAGGTATTGAAGTTGCTTGGAACCAAGTCAAGCTCTATGATTTCTTACAAAGTCCTGAAGATCTTGAGAGGCTCTACTGTGAAATTCATTTGCTCAAGACTTTGAAGCACAAAAATATTATGAAGTTCTATACTTCTTGGGTAGATCCTTCTAATAGGAACATCAATTTTGTTACTGAAATGTTCACTTCTGGAACTCTTAGACA GTATAGGCTGAAACATAAAAGAGTCAACATTAGAGCAGTAAAGCGGTGGTGCAGACAGATCTTGAATGGACTTCTCTATCTTCATAGTCATGATCCCCCTGTAATCCATAGAGATCTTAAGTGTGATAACATTTTTATCAATGGAAACCAAGGGGAAGTTAAAATTGGAGATCTTGGGCTTGCTGCTATTCTGCGAAAATCGCATGCTGCTCATTGTGTCG GAACGCCTGAGTTCATGGCACCAGAAGTATATGAGGAGGAATACAATGAATTAGTTGACATATATTCTTTTGGGATGTGCATATTAGAAATGGTTACTTTTGAATACCCTTATAGTGAGTGCACTCATCCTGCTCAGATTTACAAGAAAGTGATCTCG ggGAAAAAACCAGACTCGTTGTACAAAGTGAAGGATCCTGAGATACGTCAatttgttgaaaaatgcttggctACCGTGTCTCTAAGGCTCTCAGCAAGAGAGCTTCTGGATGACCCTTTTCTCCGAATTGATGATATTGAATCGGATTTAAGACCTATAGAGTCCAAGAGAGAACTAGATTATATGAACCCGCTACTAAGGCAGCCTATTCTAGGACTAGATTATGAAGGAAAATCTTTTGGTAATGGCTCCTATAGTGGATACTGCAATGATTATGGTTTCGATGATCTAAATGAATGGGCATCTGATCCAAATGAATATGAGCAAACTGGAATTGAACTTTTCGAGTATAATGAGGATGAGCACGACGAACATTCTGCAGATTTGGATATAACTATTAaagggaagagaagagaagatGGTAGCATATTTTTAAGACTCAGAATTGCAGACAAAGAAG GCCGTATCAGGAATATTTATTTCCCATTTGATATTGAATATGATACCGCATTAACTGTTGCAACTGAAATGGTGTCCGAATTGGATATAACTGATCAAGATGTTACAAAAATAGCCGATATGATTGATGGTGAGATTTCCAAATTAGAACCCGACTGGAGGCCAGGGCCAGGAATAGAAGAAAcccctcgctttgcaaattctaaCTTATGTCGTAACTGTTCATCCAACAATTCCTCTATTGGTTCGTTCATGAATTTCCTGTCCAAAAATCCAGCTTCTCAGAGTTTGCAGTGCAACGGATGTGCTGCTACACATGGTCGATTTGAAGAGGTTACATATCATTCAAACAGCCCTCGGCCTATTATTTCGACGTGTTCTGATGATCCAGCATCATCTAGCCATATTAATGGTGTTcattacaacttgttcaaaatgaATGGTTTCCATCACACAGAGATGTGGGATCGGCATGAAAGTTTTGAATGCAGTTCAGTGGGATCCGAGGAGAGTCATTCCCTTGAAGACGGTGAGAAATTGTATCCTGACCCTTCAACAGAAGATCAGAAAGAGGCTGGATCAAAGAGTGACCTGACATCAGGTGCAAAAATTTTAGGCAGATCGTTGTCAAATCCCCGTTCTTTAGGTGAAATTCCTGCATCATCATATGAAACTTCAGAGTATGAGCACGAAATTGAGCGGGAAATGAGATGGCTCAAAGCAAACTACCAGATACAACTGAGGGAGCTAAAAGATCAACACTTAGGACTTCCACCGAAAGCTTCAAAACCTCCTACAGGCTCctctaaaaggaaaaagaaagcaaagaaTAGGAAATCATGTCTTGAAACACTACTCAAATCTTCCGATTGTGATAAGAACTTGAGCTCAGAATCGAATGGACTTGTCAATAAAAGCTGCCCCAGCTCGGTAACCCCAAGGGCCCGAATATGTGAGGCGATTAAAGGTTCCCCAAATGTCAAGGACATGGTTAGTACTGCAAAGAGTTTCTTCACCAAAACATTGCTTCCAAATTCACTTCACAGAACAACATCCTTACCAGTTGATGCTGTTAATATATAG
- the LOC107768483 gene encoding putative serine/threonine-protein kinase WNK9 isoform X2: protein MVFHIQNQIFLNLLKLIQLVDMADEILGKGASKTVYRAFDEYEGIEVAWNQVKLYDFLQSPEDLERLYCEIHLLKTLKHKNIMKFYTSWVDPSNRNINFVTEMFTSGTLRQYRLKHKRVNIRAVKRWCRQILNGLLYLHSHDPPVIHRDLKCDNIFINGNQGEVKIGDLGLAAILRKSHAAHCVGTPEFMAPEVYEEEYNELVDIYSFGMCILEMVTFEYPYSECTHPAQIYKKVISGKKPDSLYKVKDPEIRQFVEKCLATVSLRLSARELLDDPFLRIDDIESDLRPIESKRELDYMNPLLRQPILGLDYEGKSFGNGSYSGYCNDYGFDDLNEWASDPNEYEQTGIELFEYNEDEHDEHSADLDITIKGKRREDGSIFLRLRIADKEGRIRNIYFPFDIEYDTALTVATEMVSELDITDQDVTKIADMIDGEISKLEPDWRPGPGIEETPRFANSNLCRNCSSNNSSIGSFMNFLSKNPASQSLQCNGCAATHGRFEEVTYHSNSPRPIISTCSDDPASSSHINGVHYNLFKMNGFHHTEMWDRHESFECSSVGSEESHSLEDGEKLYPDPSTEDQKEAGSKSDLTSGAKILGRSLSNPRSLGEIPASSYETSEYEHEIEREMRWLKANYQIQLRELKDQHLGLPPKASKPPTGSSKRKKKAKNRKSCLETLLKSSDCDKNLSSESNGLVNKSCPSSVTPRARICEAIKGSPNVKDMVSTAKSFFTKTLLPNSLHRTTSLPVDAVNI, encoded by the exons ATGGTCTTTCACATACAGAACCAGATTTTTCTGAATTTGTTGAAGTTGATCCAACTGGTAGATATGGCAGA TGAAATTCTTGGAAAAGGAGCTTCTAAGACTGT TTATAGAGCATTTGATGAATATGAAGGTATTGAAGTTGCTTGGAACCAAGTCAAGCTCTATGATTTCTTACAAAGTCCTGAAGATCTTGAGAGGCTCTACTGTGAAATTCATTTGCTCAAGACTTTGAAGCACAAAAATATTATGAAGTTCTATACTTCTTGGGTAGATCCTTCTAATAGGAACATCAATTTTGTTACTGAAATGTTCACTTCTGGAACTCTTAGACA GTATAGGCTGAAACATAAAAGAGTCAACATTAGAGCAGTAAAGCGGTGGTGCAGACAGATCTTGAATGGACTTCTCTATCTTCATAGTCATGATCCCCCTGTAATCCATAGAGATCTTAAGTGTGATAACATTTTTATCAATGGAAACCAAGGGGAAGTTAAAATTGGAGATCTTGGGCTTGCTGCTATTCTGCGAAAATCGCATGCTGCTCATTGTGTCG GAACGCCTGAGTTCATGGCACCAGAAGTATATGAGGAGGAATACAATGAATTAGTTGACATATATTCTTTTGGGATGTGCATATTAGAAATGGTTACTTTTGAATACCCTTATAGTGAGTGCACTCATCCTGCTCAGATTTACAAGAAAGTGATCTCG ggGAAAAAACCAGACTCGTTGTACAAAGTGAAGGATCCTGAGATACGTCAatttgttgaaaaatgcttggctACCGTGTCTCTAAGGCTCTCAGCAAGAGAGCTTCTGGATGACCCTTTTCTCCGAATTGATGATATTGAATCGGATTTAAGACCTATAGAGTCCAAGAGAGAACTAGATTATATGAACCCGCTACTAAGGCAGCCTATTCTAGGACTAGATTATGAAGGAAAATCTTTTGGTAATGGCTCCTATAGTGGATACTGCAATGATTATGGTTTCGATGATCTAAATGAATGGGCATCTGATCCAAATGAATATGAGCAAACTGGAATTGAACTTTTCGAGTATAATGAGGATGAGCACGACGAACATTCTGCAGATTTGGATATAACTATTAaagggaagagaagagaagatGGTAGCATATTTTTAAGACTCAGAATTGCAGACAAAGAAG GCCGTATCAGGAATATTTATTTCCCATTTGATATTGAATATGATACCGCATTAACTGTTGCAACTGAAATGGTGTCCGAATTGGATATAACTGATCAAGATGTTACAAAAATAGCCGATATGATTGATGGTGAGATTTCCAAATTAGAACCCGACTGGAGGCCAGGGCCAGGAATAGAAGAAAcccctcgctttgcaaattctaaCTTATGTCGTAACTGTTCATCCAACAATTCCTCTATTGGTTCGTTCATGAATTTCCTGTCCAAAAATCCAGCTTCTCAGAGTTTGCAGTGCAACGGATGTGCTGCTACACATGGTCGATTTGAAGAGGTTACATATCATTCAAACAGCCCTCGGCCTATTATTTCGACGTGTTCTGATGATCCAGCATCATCTAGCCATATTAATGGTGTTcattacaacttgttcaaaatgaATGGTTTCCATCACACAGAGATGTGGGATCGGCATGAAAGTTTTGAATGCAGTTCAGTGGGATCCGAGGAGAGTCATTCCCTTGAAGACGGTGAGAAATTGTATCCTGACCCTTCAACAGAAGATCAGAAAGAGGCTGGATCAAAGAGTGACCTGACATCAGGTGCAAAAATTTTAGGCAGATCGTTGTCAAATCCCCGTTCTTTAGGTGAAATTCCTGCATCATCATATGAAACTTCAGAGTATGAGCACGAAATTGAGCGGGAAATGAGATGGCTCAAAGCAAACTACCAGATACAACTGAGGGAGCTAAAAGATCAACACTTAGGACTTCCACCGAAAGCTTCAAAACCTCCTACAGGCTCctctaaaaggaaaaagaaagcaaagaaTAGGAAATCATGTCTTGAAACACTACTCAAATCTTCCGATTGTGATAAGAACTTGAGCTCAGAATCGAATGGACTTGTCAATAAAAGCTGCCCCAGCTCGGTAACCCCAAGGGCCCGAATATGTGAGGCGATTAAAGGTTCCCCAAATGTCAAGGACATGGTTAGTACTGCAAAGAGTTTCTTCACCAAAACATTGCTTCCAAATTCACTTCACAGAACAACATCCTTACCAGTTGATGCTGTTAATATATAG
- the LOC142173673 gene encoding uncharacterized protein LOC142173673, translated as MAVDLDVEELLIMGDSDLIIRQAQGEWETRDIKFIPYRQHVEDLSKRFKSVKFKYIPRFHNELADALATLASMLPYPGNVHIDPLEIQIRERHGYCNTIEIEPDVQP; from the coding sequence ATGGCAGTTGATCTGGATGTGGAAGAAttattaatcatgggagattcagatttgatCATTCgacaagcccaaggtgaatgggaaactcgagatatCAAGTTTATCCCatataggcaacatgtggaagatcttagcaaacgATTCAAGTCCGTCAAGTTCAAGTATATTCCTCGATTCCACAACGAGTtagctgatgcattagctactttggcCTCAATGTTGCCGTATCCGGGCAATGTCCATATTGACCCActggaaatccaaattcgagagaggcatggttattgtaatacAATTGAAATAGAACCAGATGTTCAGCCATga
- the LOC107768483 gene encoding putative serine/threonine-protein kinase WNK9 isoform X1, producing the protein MNGLSHTEPDFSEFVEVDPTGRYGRYSEILGKGASKTVYRAFDEYEGIEVAWNQVKLYDFLQSPEDLERLYCEIHLLKTLKHKNIMKFYTSWVDPSNRNINFVTEMFTSGTLRQYRLKHKRVNIRAVKRWCRQILNGLLYLHSHDPPVIHRDLKCDNIFINGNQGEVKIGDLGLAAILRKSHAAHCVGTPEFMAPEVYEEEYNELVDIYSFGMCILEMVTFEYPYSECTHPAQIYKKVISGKKPDSLYKVKDPEIRQFVEKCLATVSLRLSARELLDDPFLRIDDIESDLRPIESKRELDYMNPLLRQPILGLDYEGKSFGNGSYSGYCNDYGFDDLNEWASDPNEYEQTGIELFEYNEDEHDEHSADLDITIKGKRREDGSIFLRLRIADKEGRIRNIYFPFDIEYDTALTVATEMVSELDITDQDVTKIADMIDGEISKLEPDWRPGPGIEETPRFANSNLCRNCSSNNSSIGSFMNFLSKNPASQSLQCNGCAATHGRFEEVTYHSNSPRPIISTCSDDPASSSHINGVHYNLFKMNGFHHTEMWDRHESFECSSVGSEESHSLEDGEKLYPDPSTEDQKEAGSKSDLTSGAKILGRSLSNPRSLGEIPASSYETSEYEHEIEREMRWLKANYQIQLRELKDQHLGLPPKASKPPTGSSKRKKKAKNRKSCLETLLKSSDCDKNLSSESNGLVNKSCPSSVTPRARICEAIKGSPNVKDMVSTAKSFFTKTLLPNSLHRTTSLPVDAVNI; encoded by the exons ATGAATGGTCTTTCACATACAGAACCAGATTTTTCTGAATTTGTTGAAGTTGATCCAACTGGTAGATATGGCAGA TACAGTGAAATTCTTGGAAAAGGAGCTTCTAAGACTGT TTATAGAGCATTTGATGAATATGAAGGTATTGAAGTTGCTTGGAACCAAGTCAAGCTCTATGATTTCTTACAAAGTCCTGAAGATCTTGAGAGGCTCTACTGTGAAATTCATTTGCTCAAGACTTTGAAGCACAAAAATATTATGAAGTTCTATACTTCTTGGGTAGATCCTTCTAATAGGAACATCAATTTTGTTACTGAAATGTTCACTTCTGGAACTCTTAGACA GTATAGGCTGAAACATAAAAGAGTCAACATTAGAGCAGTAAAGCGGTGGTGCAGACAGATCTTGAATGGACTTCTCTATCTTCATAGTCATGATCCCCCTGTAATCCATAGAGATCTTAAGTGTGATAACATTTTTATCAATGGAAACCAAGGGGAAGTTAAAATTGGAGATCTTGGGCTTGCTGCTATTCTGCGAAAATCGCATGCTGCTCATTGTGTCG GAACGCCTGAGTTCATGGCACCAGAAGTATATGAGGAGGAATACAATGAATTAGTTGACATATATTCTTTTGGGATGTGCATATTAGAAATGGTTACTTTTGAATACCCTTATAGTGAGTGCACTCATCCTGCTCAGATTTACAAGAAAGTGATCTCG ggGAAAAAACCAGACTCGTTGTACAAAGTGAAGGATCCTGAGATACGTCAatttgttgaaaaatgcttggctACCGTGTCTCTAAGGCTCTCAGCAAGAGAGCTTCTGGATGACCCTTTTCTCCGAATTGATGATATTGAATCGGATTTAAGACCTATAGAGTCCAAGAGAGAACTAGATTATATGAACCCGCTACTAAGGCAGCCTATTCTAGGACTAGATTATGAAGGAAAATCTTTTGGTAATGGCTCCTATAGTGGATACTGCAATGATTATGGTTTCGATGATCTAAATGAATGGGCATCTGATCCAAATGAATATGAGCAAACTGGAATTGAACTTTTCGAGTATAATGAGGATGAGCACGACGAACATTCTGCAGATTTGGATATAACTATTAaagggaagagaagagaagatGGTAGCATATTTTTAAGACTCAGAATTGCAGACAAAGAAG GCCGTATCAGGAATATTTATTTCCCATTTGATATTGAATATGATACCGCATTAACTGTTGCAACTGAAATGGTGTCCGAATTGGATATAACTGATCAAGATGTTACAAAAATAGCCGATATGATTGATGGTGAGATTTCCAAATTAGAACCCGACTGGAGGCCAGGGCCAGGAATAGAAGAAAcccctcgctttgcaaattctaaCTTATGTCGTAACTGTTCATCCAACAATTCCTCTATTGGTTCGTTCATGAATTTCCTGTCCAAAAATCCAGCTTCTCAGAGTTTGCAGTGCAACGGATGTGCTGCTACACATGGTCGATTTGAAGAGGTTACATATCATTCAAACAGCCCTCGGCCTATTATTTCGACGTGTTCTGATGATCCAGCATCATCTAGCCATATTAATGGTGTTcattacaacttgttcaaaatgaATGGTTTCCATCACACAGAGATGTGGGATCGGCATGAAAGTTTTGAATGCAGTTCAGTGGGATCCGAGGAGAGTCATTCCCTTGAAGACGGTGAGAAATTGTATCCTGACCCTTCAACAGAAGATCAGAAAGAGGCTGGATCAAAGAGTGACCTGACATCAGGTGCAAAAATTTTAGGCAGATCGTTGTCAAATCCCCGTTCTTTAGGTGAAATTCCTGCATCATCATATGAAACTTCAGAGTATGAGCACGAAATTGAGCGGGAAATGAGATGGCTCAAAGCAAACTACCAGATACAACTGAGGGAGCTAAAAGATCAACACTTAGGACTTCCACCGAAAGCTTCAAAACCTCCTACAGGCTCctctaaaaggaaaaagaaagcaaagaaTAGGAAATCATGTCTTGAAACACTACTCAAATCTTCCGATTGTGATAAGAACTTGAGCTCAGAATCGAATGGACTTGTCAATAAAAGCTGCCCCAGCTCGGTAACCCCAAGGGCCCGAATATGTGAGGCGATTAAAGGTTCCCCAAATGTCAAGGACATGGTTAGTACTGCAAAGAGTTTCTTCACCAAAACATTGCTTCCAAATTCACTTCACAGAACAACATCCTTACCAGTTGATGCTGTTAATATATAG